The following are encoded together in the Magnetospirillum gryphiswaldense MSR-1 v2 genome:
- a CDS encoding phenylacetate--CoA ligase family protein, with translation MTEFFDAKETRSADERESALFAALPGHINHAKANAPYFGTLLADVDAGAVTDRAALARLPVTRKSDLIDLQQANTPFGGLNATAKGKLYRVFASPGPIYDPEGWGKDWWRIARALYAAGFRGGDLVHNCFSYHFTPGGIMFETAAHALGCPVFPAGVGNTEQQARAVADLKPAGYAGTPSFLKIILEKAVEMGLDHSSLTKACVSGEALLPPLRQSLNDLGVDVVQAYATADLGLIAYETMAKQGLVVDEDIIVEIVRPGTNDPVTPGEVGEVVVTSFNPDYPLIRFGTGDLSAVLAGLSPCGRTNMRLKGWMGRADQTTKIKGMFVHPRQVNDVAKRFDAVTRAKLVVEKVGDGDVMTLHVESNDHNDALAAALREALQSVCKLKGDIAFHIPGALPNDGKVIEDKR, from the coding sequence ATGACCGAATTTTTCGACGCCAAGGAAACCCGTTCCGCCGACGAACGCGAATCCGCCCTGTTCGCCGCCCTGCCCGGCCACATCAATCATGCCAAGGCCAACGCGCCTTATTTCGGCACCTTGCTGGCTGATGTCGACGCGGGCGCCGTCACTGACCGTGCGGCCCTGGCCCGCCTGCCGGTGACGCGCAAATCCGACCTGATCGATCTGCAACAGGCCAACACCCCGTTCGGTGGCCTGAACGCCACCGCCAAGGGCAAGCTGTACCGCGTCTTCGCCTCGCCCGGTCCCATTTATGATCCGGAAGGCTGGGGCAAGGATTGGTGGCGCATCGCCCGCGCCCTTTACGCCGCCGGCTTCCGCGGCGGCGATCTGGTGCATAATTGCTTTTCCTACCACTTCACCCCCGGCGGCATCATGTTCGAGACCGCCGCCCATGCCCTGGGCTGCCCGGTCTTCCCGGCGGGTGTCGGCAACACCGAGCAGCAGGCCCGTGCCGTCGCCGATCTGAAGCCCGCCGGCTATGCCGGCACGCCGTCCTTCCTGAAGATCATCCTGGAAAAAGCGGTGGAGATGGGCCTCGACCATTCGTCGCTGACCAAGGCCTGCGTCTCGGGCGAGGCGTTGTTGCCGCCCCTGCGGCAATCCTTGAACGATCTGGGCGTCGACGTGGTGCAGGCCTATGCCACCGCCGATCTCGGCCTGATCGCCTATGAAACCATGGCCAAGCAAGGTCTGGTGGTGGACGAGGACATTATCGTCGAAATCGTCCGCCCCGGCACCAATGATCCGGTCACCCCCGGTGAAGTCGGCGAAGTGGTGGTGACCAGCTTCAACCCCGATTACCCGCTGATCCGCTTCGGCACCGGCGATCTGTCGGCGGTACTGGCAGGCCTTAGCCCATGCGGGCGCACCAATATGCGCTTGAAGGGCTGGATGGGCCGCGCCGACCAGACCACCAAGATCAAGGGCATGTTCGTCCATCCGCGCCAAGTGAACGACGTGGCCAAGCGCTTCGACGCCGTGACCCGGGCCAAGCTGGTGGTGGAAAAGGTGGGTGATGGCGATGTCATGACCCTGCACGTGGAAAGCAACGATCACAATGATGCCCTGGCCGCCGCCCTGCGCGAGGCCCTGCAATCGGTGTGCAAGCTCAAAGGCGATATCGCCTTCCATATTCCCGGCGCCTTGCCCAATGACGGCAAGGTCATCGAAGACAAGCGTTAA
- a CDS encoding ABC transporter ATP-binding protein gives MAEPAIKLAPEESLLSVNNIEVVYDDVILVLRGVSLEVPKGKVVTLLGPNGAGKSTTLKAISGLLATEDGEVTRGSITFEGEEIANKNPEDIVRRGIFQVMEGRRIVEDMTCLENLRLGAFTRRDGGAAIRNDIDMVYNYFPRLKERTGMAGYLSGGEQQMLAIGRALMARPKMILLDEPSMGLSPLLVKEVFGIIEQLCHDLGITILLVEQNARMALKVADFGYIMESGKIMLDGAKEDLINNEDVKEFYLGGDKERKSFKNLKSYKRRKRWL, from the coding sequence ATGGCTGAACCCGCCATCAAGCTCGCCCCGGAAGAATCCCTGCTGTCGGTCAACAACATCGAAGTCGTCTATGACGACGTCATCCTGGTCTTGCGCGGCGTCAGCCTGGAAGTGCCCAAGGGCAAGGTGGTCACCCTGCTTGGTCCCAACGGCGCCGGCAAATCGACCACGCTCAAGGCCATTTCCGGCCTGCTGGCCACCGAGGACGGCGAGGTCACCCGCGGCTCGATCACCTTCGAGGGCGAGGAAATCGCCAACAAGAACCCGGAAGACATCGTCCGGCGCGGCATTTTCCAGGTGATGGAAGGCCGTCGCATCGTCGAGGACATGACCTGTCTGGAAAACCTGCGCCTGGGCGCCTTTACCCGCCGCGACGGCGGTGCCGCCATCCGCAACGACATCGACATGGTCTACAATTATTTCCCCCGCCTGAAGGAACGTACCGGCATGGCCGGCTATCTGTCGGGCGGCGAACAGCAGATGCTGGCCATCGGCCGCGCCCTGATGGCGCGCCCCAAGATGATCTTGCTGGACGAGCCGTCCATGGGCCTGTCGCCTTTGCTGGTCAAGGAAGTGTTCGGCATCATCGAGCAGCTTTGCCACGATCTGGGCATCACCATCTTGCTGGTGGAACAAAACGCCCGCATGGCGCTGAAGGTGGCCGATTTCGGTTACATCATGGAATCCGGCAAGATCATGCTGGACGGCGCCAAGGAAGACCTGATCAACAACGAAGACGTCAAAGAGTTCTATTTGGGCGGCGACAAGGAACGCAAGTCGTTCAAGAACCTGAAATCCTACAAGCGCCGCAAGCGCTGGCTGTGA
- a CDS encoding ABC transporter substrate-binding protein, producing MRNLLLASAAVTLVCTGTAQAADIAIGHLADLTGATASVSKPFAAGVADALNYINANGGVKGDKIAFETVDYSYQVPRAMAQYKKWTSESKLAAIQGWGTGDTEALVSSVAKDEIPYFSASYSGHLTDPQGKTSAKAAPYNFFYGPSYTDGCRGLVEWAAADWKKKGGKGQAKFVHMGDNHPYPNAPKDACGAYAKEKGFEILNPIQYSLKPGDFKAQCLSLKESGADYAYLANTSGSTISLLKSCETVGTKAQFMGNIWGMDEAGLKASGEAANGMTWVVAATTWADTTPGMTLVREISKLSDPSGKEERPSHYMRGICSAFYMKEAMDMATTMPGGVTGANIKAAMYKKSNWVPAGLEGVCLPSTWKADDHRGTTQVMVYQAAIKGEDVKMTKVYAAELPRRPEWLGW from the coding sequence ATGCGTAATCTTCTTCTGGCCTCTGCCGCTGTGACCCTGGTCTGCACCGGTACGGCCCAGGCCGCCGACATCGCTATCGGCCATCTGGCCGATCTCACCGGCGCCACCGCCTCGGTGTCCAAGCCGTTCGCCGCCGGCGTCGCCGACGCGCTCAACTACATCAATGCCAATGGCGGGGTGAAGGGCGACAAGATCGCCTTTGAAACCGTCGACTATTCCTATCAGGTGCCGCGCGCCATGGCGCAGTACAAGAAGTGGACGTCGGAATCCAAGCTGGCCGCCATCCAGGGCTGGGGCACCGGCGACACCGAAGCGCTGGTTTCCTCGGTGGCCAAGGATGAAATCCCCTATTTCTCCGCCTCCTATTCGGGTCACCTGACCGATCCGCAGGGCAAGACCTCGGCCAAGGCGGCGCCTTACAACTTCTTCTACGGTCCCAGCTACACCGACGGCTGTCGCGGTCTGGTGGAATGGGCCGCCGCCGATTGGAAGAAGAAGGGTGGCAAGGGCCAGGCCAAGTTCGTCCACATGGGCGACAACCACCCCTATCCCAACGCCCCCAAGGATGCCTGCGGCGCCTATGCCAAGGAAAAGGGCTTCGAGATCCTGAACCCGATCCAGTATTCTCTGAAGCCGGGTGACTTCAAGGCGCAGTGCCTGAGCCTCAAAGAATCGGGCGCCGATTACGCTTATCTGGCCAACACCTCGGGTTCGACCATCTCGCTGCTGAAGAGCTGCGAGACGGTGGGCACCAAGGCCCAGTTCATGGGCAATATCTGGGGCATGGACGAAGCCGGCCTCAAGGCCTCGGGCGAAGCCGCCAACGGCATGACCTGGGTCGTCGCCGCCACCACCTGGGCCGACACCACCCCGGGCATGACCTTGGTGCGTGAAATCTCCAAGCTGTCCGACCCGTCGGGCAAGGAAGAGCGCCCCAGCCACTACATGCGCGGCATCTGCTCGGCCTTCTACATGAAGGAAGCCATGGACATGGCCACCACCATGCCCGGCGGCGTCACCGGCGCCAACATCAAGGCGGCCATGTACAAGAAGTCCAATTGGGTCCCCGCTGGTCTGGAAGGCGTCTGCCTGCCGTCCACCTGGAAGGCCGACGATCATCGCGGCACCACCCAGGTGATGGTCTATCAGGCCGCCATCAAGGGCGAGGACGTGAAGATGACCAAGGTCTACGCCGCCGAACTGCCCCGCCGCCCCGAGTGGCTGGGCTGGTAA
- a CDS encoding branched-chain amino acid ABC transporter permease produces MISSSLIPCGQFKTSYAKDTTIFDTPVMRAWAVAGVLFLIAAPSFLNNYHLSILIQIGFMGIAALGLNILVGYTGQISLGHAGFFGFGAFASAWLNNSFGVPVVLAMPLAAVMTTVLGLLFGIPAGRLKGLYLAIATFASQFILEDFFARADWFSGGSSGAAAAPVNLFGYELSGDKGFFYVVLFWVVVMFLIGSNLLRTRDGRAFIAVRDHYLSAEVMGINLTKYRILSFGLSSFYAGLGGALYGHYLGFVSAEGFTILMSIEFLGMIIIGGLGSVAGTLMGTTFMVLLPEVMEGGVSIAKSLIGGDVSWLNEGLAYIKQASIGLAIILFLIFEPDGLIHRWRLGRSYWKLYPFSY; encoded by the coding sequence ATGATCTCCTCCAGCCTTATCCCCTGCGGTCAGTTCAAGACCTCGTACGCCAAGGACACCACCATTTTCGACACGCCGGTCATGCGGGCGTGGGCAGTGGCCGGCGTATTGTTCCTGATCGCCGCCCCCAGCTTCCTCAACAATTATCACCTGAGCATCCTGATCCAGATCGGCTTCATGGGCATCGCCGCCCTGGGCCTCAACATCCTGGTCGGCTATACCGGGCAGATCTCGCTGGGCCATGCCGGGTTCTTCGGCTTCGGCGCCTTCGCTTCCGCCTGGCTCAACAATTCCTTCGGCGTCCCCGTGGTGCTGGCCATGCCGCTGGCCGCCGTCATGACCACCGTGCTGGGGCTGCTGTTCGGCATTCCCGCCGGGCGGTTGAAGGGGCTGTATCTGGCCATCGCCACCTTCGCCTCGCAATTCATCCTGGAAGACTTCTTCGCCCGTGCCGATTGGTTCTCGGGTGGGTCGTCGGGCGCCGCCGCCGCCCCGGTCAATCTGTTCGGCTATGAATTGTCGGGCGACAAGGGCTTCTTCTACGTGGTGCTGTTCTGGGTGGTGGTGATGTTCCTGATCGGGAGCAACCTGCTGCGCACCCGCGACGGCCGCGCCTTCATCGCCGTGCGCGACCATTATCTGTCGGCCGAGGTCATGGGCATCAACCTGACCAAGTACCGCATCCTGTCGTTTGGCCTGTCGTCGTTCTATGCCGGGCTGGGCGGGGCGCTGTACGGCCATTACCTGGGCTTCGTCTCGGCCGAGGGCTTCACCATCCTGATGTCCATCGAATTCCTGGGCATGATCATCATCGGTGGCCTGGGCTCGGTCGCCGGCACGCTGATGGGCACCACCTTCATGGTGCTGCTGCCGGAAGTGATGGAAGGCGGCGTAAGCATCGCCAAAAGCCTGATCGGCGGCGATGTCAGCTGGCTGAACGAGGGTCTGGCCTATATCAAGCAGGCCTCCATCGGTCTGGCCATCATCTTGTTCCTGATCTTCGAACCCGACGGGTTGATCCACCGCTGGCGGTTGGGCCGCTCGTACTGGAAGCTTTATCCGTTCTCGTACTAA
- a CDS encoding branched-chain amino acid ABC transporter permease: MSGNLLFQLLLNGLIVGTLYGVVAMCFVLIYKSTQVVNFAQGEFLLIGAWTCWWLVVDAGLPFWFSFPLTFLFMMVFGIALQMVVLRPLIGEPIISVIMVTIGLSIFFQSVTKWIFGADVQPFPEIFPVKSVDVLGLQVQPAYLMSLVVSVLVMAGFAWFFKYSRMGLAMRATAFNQQVAQSLGISVKNVFAMAWAISAMVSALAGVVVGMVNGVSGALSFFGIKVFPAVIVGGLDSIIGAIVGGLIIGLLENFAEYVDGQWLHLGNLYTVAPFYVLIIILMIKPYGLFGTHKIERV, from the coding sequence ATGTCCGGCAATCTGCTTTTCCAATTGCTTTTGAACGGGCTCATCGTCGGTACGCTGTACGGCGTGGTCGCCATGTGCTTCGTGCTGATCTACAAATCCACCCAGGTGGTCAATTTCGCCCAGGGCGAGTTCCTGCTGATCGGCGCCTGGACCTGCTGGTGGCTGGTGGTCGACGCCGGCCTGCCGTTCTGGTTCTCGTTCCCGCTCACCTTCCTGTTCATGATGGTGTTCGGCATCGCCCTGCAAATGGTGGTGCTGCGACCCTTGATCGGCGAGCCGATCATCTCGGTGATCATGGTCACCATCGGCCTGTCCATCTTCTTCCAGTCGGTGACTAAGTGGATTTTCGGCGCCGACGTCCAACCCTTCCCGGAAATCTTCCCGGTCAAATCGGTGGACGTGCTGGGGTTGCAGGTGCAGCCGGCCTATCTGATGAGTCTGGTGGTTTCCGTCCTGGTCATGGCCGGCTTCGCCTGGTTCTTCAAGTATTCGCGCATGGGTCTGGCCATGCGGGCCACCGCCTTCAACCAGCAGGTGGCGCAATCCTTGGGCATCTCGGTCAAGAACGTCTTCGCCATGGCCTGGGCCATTTCCGCCATGGTCTCGGCCCTGGCCGGCGTCGTCGTCGGCATGGTCAACGGCGTGTCGGGCGCACTGTCGTTCTTCGGCATCAAGGTGTTCCCGGCGGTGATCGTCGGCGGGCTTGATTCCATCATCGGCGCCATCGTCGGCGGCCTGATCATCGGCTTGCTCGAAAACTTCGCCGAATACGTCGACGGCCAATGGCTGCATCTGGGCAACCTCTACACCGTGGCGCCGTTCTACGTGCTCATCATCATCCTGATGATCAAGCCCTACGGCCTGTTCGGCACTCACAAGATCGAAAGGGTCTAG